Part of the Meiothermus cerbereus DSM 11376 genome, GAGCCCGTTCCTGCTGTTCTTCCAGGGCCTTCTCGAAGCCTTCGGTGTCCACCTGAATCCCGTGCTCACCGGCGATTTCGATGGTCAGGTCGAGCGGGAAACCGTAGGTGTCATATAGGGTAAAAGCATCCCGGCCCGGAAGGGTATCGCCCGGTCGCAGGTTGGCCAGCATGGCATCCAGCCGCTTGATGCCGCTCTCGAGGGTGCGTAAAAACTGCTCCTCCTCGATTTTGATTTGCTTTTGCACGCCCTCGAGGTTCTCCTTCAGCTCCGGGTACACCCCGCCCATCACCCCGGCCACCACCTCGGCCAGCTGGTACATGAAGGGCTCGCGCAGACCCAGCAGGTAGCCAAAGCGCACCGCCCGGCGCAATAGACGCCGCACCACGTAGCCGCGCCCGGTGTTGGAGAAGTGCACCCCGTCGGAGAGGATGAAGGCCACCGCGCGGGCGTGTTCGGAAATCACCCGGTGCGCCACCGAGGCGGGGCCTTCGTAGCTGATGCCGCTCAGCTCCACGATTTTGGCAATCAGGGGCTGGAACTCGTCGGTCTCGTAGAAGTCGGTCACGTTCTGCAAGACCATCGCTACGCGGGCCAGACCCATGCCGGTGTCAATGTTGGGCTTGGGCAGGGGCTCCAGAACACCCCCGTCCTTGCGGTCGTACTGGGGGAAGACCAGGTTCCACAGCTCCACAAAGCGGTTGGATTCGCGGGTCTGGTAATAGTCGGCCCAGGTGTCGCTGCCAAAAGCCGGCCCCCGGTCGTAGTAAATCTCGCTGCATGGCCCGCAAGGCCCGTTGGGGCCTTTGGTGGGGGCGTTTTGCGGCCAGAAGTTCTCGTCGGCATCGAAGCGGTGGATTTTTTCGGGGGGCACCCCCACCCGCGTCCAGTGCTCAAAGGCTTCGTCGTCGTCTTTGTAGATGGTCACATAAATGCGTTCGGGGTCCAAGCCCAGCCACTCAGGGCGGGTGAGGAACTCCCAGGCCCACTCGATGGCCTCCTTTTTGAAGTAGTCGCCGAAGCTGAAGTTGCCCAGCATCTCGAAAACAGTCTGGTGGCGGTTGGTGCGGCCCACGTTCTCGATGTCGCCGGTACGCACGCTCTTCTGACAGGTGGTCACCCGGTACCATTCGCCCTCATGGCCGGGGAAAACCGGCTTCTTGCCCAAAAAGTAGGGCTTGAGGGGGGTCATGCCGGCGTTGATGAAGAGCAGGGTGGGGTCGTCCTGGGGCACCACGCTGAAGCTCGGCAGGCGCAAATGCCCCTTGGACTCGAAGAACTGTAGAAATTTTTCGCGGATTTCGGCGGTTTTCATCGTGGCCTCTCAAACTAGCCCAGCATAAAAAAAGATTCTCCGCCAGGCAAACCCTACCGACCCCTTGCAAAGTGAAGAGGTTCGGTTAAAGGGCAGCTCGAGCAGAGTAAAGGGGTTTCATCGCTTCGATTGCGTCTTCGCGCTCGCTGGCAGGCGCGCACCTGCGGCCTCGAGCAGAGAATTGCATCTGGATTTGAATATACAGTGCGCTTATGCGTTTGTAAAGCCAGGACAACGGCATATGAACCCAAACCTAGCCGCGCCACGGCTAGTAGACCCCCTACCCGCCCTTTAGTACAATTTTGCCTTGTGAACTACGGAATTTTTGATGTCATTGCCCAGGAAGCCCTGGAAAAAACCCAGGCCGATCTGGCCCGCTACCCCTACGAACGTTTTGAGACCTACTACACCTTTGCCGACAAAACCATCATCCCCACCTTTCTAACCCAGCCGGTCTCGCGTCGCCAGGTGGAGGTGCGCCAGCTTTTTTACACCACCAAAGGCTCCATCGAGCTTTTCCCCGCCTTTGGGGCCTCCATGAGCATGATGCGCAGCCGCTTTGCCCGCGACGTGTGGGACGGGGGGAATGGGGGGGTGCACATTCTGCCCAGGGTGGGCCTTTCCGACGAGGAGCGCATCCGGGATGTGCAGGCCAGCGCCCCGGCCCTGGTGGGGGCCGCTTTGGGCACCAATGAGAAAGAGGAGTTTCTGGCCGAGCTTTTTGCCCAGCCCAACCTGATTTTCGCCTCGATTGACATCGCCCACGGGGCCAACGCAGCGGTGCTGCCGGTGCTGGCCAAGATTCGCGGGCTGGGCATCGACAGCGGGGTCATTTTGGGCAACGTGGGCTCCATCGAGGGCTTTGCCTACGCCTACTGGCTGATGAAGCTCTCGGGCTTCCGCCACTTCCTCCTCAAGGTGGGGGTGGGGCCAGGGTCGGTCTGCACCACCCGCATCAACACCGGGGTGGGGGTAGGCCAGTTGTCGCTTTTGGAAGAAATTCGCCGTTTTCAGTCGGTGGTGGGCTACACCGACGCCCAGATTATCTCCGATGGCGGGGTCAACAGCTCGGGCGACTTCGTGAAGGCCCTGGCCTACAGCGAGGGGGTGATGATGGGCAAGTTCTTTGCCTCCGGCAGCTTCGAAGATGAAGTGCTCATCAAGAAGGACGGGCAGCTCGAGGGCGTCCTGCTTTATGGCATGGCCTCCATGCTGGTTACAGAGAAGCGCAACTTCATCGAGGGTTCCTCGCAGACCCTGCGGGCCTTCCACCACACCGCCCAGGAGGCCATCGCCCGCTTGCGGGAGGGTTTGCAAAGCGCCATGACCTACGTCAACGCCACCAACCTGACCGAGTTCAGGGGCAATGTGCGCTTCGCCAAAAACTCCGCGGCGGCCATCACCGAGGCGGGGGTGCACTAGAGGCTCAGCGGGCTTTTTGCAGCACCTCGCGGATGCGCCAAAAAGCCAGATAGAGGTGGTGGGCTTCGTGCACCAGGAAGAGCTCGAGCCACGCCTTTAGCGGCATCGGCCCTGCTGCGCTGTGAATGCCGATCCGGTCTAGCTGGGCCTCGCTCAAAGCCGCTACTTGCTGGTTGAGCTGGGCCCGCAGCTCTTGGAGTTCGGCCAGCACATCCTGGGGGGAACGCTCCACCAGCAGCAAAAAGGCCGGCTCGGTATCGGGCTTTAGCCGCTCAATTAAGGGGGCCTCTTCCTGCAAGATACGGGCCATGCGATCCTGAGTGACCAGGGTAAAGTGGGCCAGATGAGCAAAGTTCTCGTGGGCCGACCATTTATCGGGCAGGCTGCGCAGGCGCAGTTGCTCGGGGGTGGCCGTGCCCAGAATTTGGGGCAAACCGGCCAGCGACAGCTCAAAACGGGTCAACAGGGCGCTTTTCATGTTCCCTTAGCTTATGCCAGGATGGCCCAATTGGTGTAGAGCATCTGCCGCAGGGTGTTCGGGACCACGGGCATACCTGACCTCGAGGCGACCAATGCAAAAGCCGGGGACCAACGTCCCCGACCCTTGCCTTTTAGTCTGGCGGAGGAGGGGGGATTCGAACCCCCGATAGGGACTTTCGTTCCCTATAACGGTTTAGCAAACCGCCGCCTTCAGCCACTCGGCCACCCCTCCATCCAACTTTTCGGTGTTTGGGGAATCGCCCCTAAAACCGCAAACGATACTCTAGCACAAAACCTGGCATTTGAACCAGCCCTGGCGGAGGGAGAGGGATTCGAACCCCCGGTAGGCTTGCGCCTACAACGGTTTTCAAGACCGCCGCTTTCAACCACTCAGCCATCCCTCCAGGCCCGGCGCATACCTACTATGGACAAGCACCCCTGGCATGTCAAGTACCGCGGTCTTCGCTTTTTTGCCGCTGCACGAGAACATAGGAGCGCTCCCGCAAAAATGCCTGTAGAGCCCTTTTCGGGGTTGTGCGATCCCCTCTGAAGACCGCTCTATCGCACCGAGCGAATCTGTCGAACCAAAACGGTTCCCAGCACAAAACACACCGCCGCAATCAAGAACAGTACCGTGTAGCCCAGCCCTGGACTCTGGCGGTTGAACACATCGAGCATGGCCCCAAAACTCCCTGCCAGAACCTGTGGCAGCACAATGGAGGTCTGCCAGATGCCCATATCGGTGGCGTGGGCCTGGGGGTTGGGCAGCACATCCGAGACCAGGGCCCAGTCCACCGCCAGGTAGGCCCCGTACAGCAGCCCGAATACCAGCGCCAGCACAATCAGCACGTCGTAGCGGGGTAGCAGCAAGATGGGCAGCATCAGCACCGCCAGCCCCACCCCCGCAACATAGATGATGGGTTTGCGGCCATGCTGGTCGGACAAACGCCCTGCTGGCACAGCAGAAGCAGCAGCGCCAACAGAAATTAGCAACCCCAGCAGGGCTACTGCCTGGAAGGCCTCGGTAGCCAGGGTCTGGCCGAAAGCCTGGAAGGTTCCTACCACATCGGCCAGGTAGTACTGCAAATAGGTCTGCACCACGTACTGCGCCAGCATTACCAGAAAGCGCGTAAACCAGACCCAGCGAAAGTCGGCGCTGCGCCAGGGGGCCTGCATGCTCTCCCAAAGCCCCCGCCGCTGCGGTTTTAGGCCCGGCACCTCGCGGATCAGGCTCAGAACCATCCCGGCTGCAACCAGATTGAGCAAGGCAATCAGCAGGAACTGCCACTGCAGGTTGGCCAGCAAAAAGCCCACCGCACCGGCCACCACCTGGCCACCCACCTGGAGCGTGCCCAGCCAGCCCGAGGCCACCCCGCGCTCGCGCCGAGCGGTGAGGTCGGGGATCAGGGCTGAATATGGGCCAGTGGCCATGTCGTCGGCCATCTGAAGCAACAAATAGGCCACCACCAGCTGCCAGTAGCTACCCGCATAGGCCATCCAGACCAGCGAGCCCGCCGTCAAGATGGTTCCCAGTGCCAAAAAAGGCATGCGGCGGCCCACCCGGTCGGAGATGTAGCCCCAGACCGGCGGCCCGATCAAGGCCATCACTGCACCGAGGGCAAAAAGCAGCCCCAAACGGGTGGCTCGCTCGGGTTCGGGTACCAGCTCGGCCACTCGAGCCGGCAACAATACCAGCAAAATCAGAAACCACTTGAAGCTGCTTGCAAACCAATAGGAAGAAAGCACCAAGTACCAGGGGTTGGTGTGGGCGCGCATTTGTCCCAGTATACGGGCGGCTGACAAGAAGGCCGCCAGGCAGGTCGGCGCGGCGGAGGTGGGCAAAACCTCGAGCCGCCCACCATTTGAAGTAGCGCTGCAGGCTATACTAAAGCGTTATGGCTTTGCCACAAGACAAAACCCCGCTGCTCTCATTGCCCATCGAACAACTCCCGGGCGAGGGCTACCGTCGGGGACAGCTCGCCACCTGGCTCTACGTCAAGGGGGCCAGGCAGTGGGAGGAGATGACCGACCTGCCCAAGGCCCTGCGGGCCGAGTGGGCCGCGCAGTATCGCATCTCGGAGTTTGCCCAGGTCGCACCTTATCCAAGCCAGGACGGCTCGGTGAAGTATCTTTTTACCCTGCTGGACGGCCAGAAAACCGAAGCCGTGTACATGCCCTACCTGAACCGCAAGACCATCTGTATTTCCAGTATGGTGGGCTGCCCAGCGGGCTGTACCTTTTGTGCAACCGGCAGGATGGGCTTTGGGCGCAACCTCACGGCCGCCGAGATCCTGGATCAGATTTTGTTTGCCGCCCACCACCAGGGCCACGCCCCCCGCGAGATCCGCAACGTGGTGCTGATGGGCATGGGCGAGCCGCTTTTGAATGTGGAGAACGTATTTGCAGCCCTGAAGCGGATGCTGCACCCCCAGGGGCTGGCCATGAGCCCCCGCCGCATTACCCTCTCGACGGTGGGGATTCCCAGGGGCATCTACAAAATGGCCGAGTCGGAGCTGGAGGTGCGCCTGGCCCTCTCGCTGCACGCCCCCGACGACGAAACCCGCCAGCAGATTATCCCCACCGCCCACCGCTACCGCATTACCGAAATTATGGAAGCCGTGCGGCACTACTACACCCAGACCAAGCGCCGCATCACCCTGGAATACACCATGCTCAAGGGTGTTAACGACCACGAGTGGCAGGCCCGCGCCCTGGCTGGACTCTTCAAGGGCATCAGCGCCCACATGAACCTGATTCCCTGGAACCCCTGGGAGGGGGCTCCCCACCAGGGTAGCCCCAAAGCACAAATCCTGAGGTTTGCGGCCATATTGGAGCAGCAGGGCATCCCCACCTCGGTGCGCTGGAGCCGGGGGCGTGATGTGGGTGCCGCCTGTGGGCAGCTCGCGCTCAAGCAGCCCGACCAGCCCCAGGCTCAACTTTCTCGGCTGTAAGCGGCTATGGGGGAAACGTCCCTATTTTTCGCTACGCGAAACCGATGTGTGCAGGCCCCTGTTACACACCCAGGCGTGGCCCGCGGGTGATTGAGGCTCGAGCCTTCCAGCAGCAAAAACCCCATGCGGTTACTCGAGAAAACCACTGTGACGACTCCTCGGACTGAAGTCCGAGGCTTCTCGGTTCTCACGGAACGGCTACTGCCGTATCCATCCCCGAAGGCTCCGTCCGAGCCCATCTGCGGTCGGGTACACGCCCCGACCTTGCCAGGACATTGATGGCCGCGGCCACATCCCGGTGAAGAGAGGCCCCACAAGCGGGG contains:
- the rlmN gene encoding 23S rRNA (adenine(2503)-C(2))-methyltransferase RlmN; amino-acid sequence: MALPQDKTPLLSLPIEQLPGEGYRRGQLATWLYVKGARQWEEMTDLPKALRAEWAAQYRISEFAQVAPYPSQDGSVKYLFTLLDGQKTEAVYMPYLNRKTICISSMVGCPAGCTFCATGRMGFGRNLTAAEILDQILFAAHHQGHAPREIRNVVLMGMGEPLLNVENVFAALKRMLHPQGLAMSPRRITLSTVGIPRGIYKMAESELEVRLALSLHAPDDETRQQIIPTAHRYRITEIMEAVRHYYTQTKRRITLEYTMLKGVNDHEWQARALAGLFKGISAHMNLIPWNPWEGAPHQGSPKAQILRFAAILEQQGIPTSVRWSRGRDVGAACGQLALKQPDQPQAQLSRL
- a CDS encoding DinB family protein, with product MKSALLTRFELSLAGLPQILGTATPEQLRLRSLPDKWSAHENFAHLAHFTLVTQDRMARILQEEAPLIERLKPDTEPAFLLLVERSPQDVLAELQELRAQLNQQVAALSEAQLDRIGIHSAAGPMPLKAWLELFLVHEAHHLYLAFWRIREVLQKAR
- a CDS encoding IMP dehydrogenase, with translation MNYGIFDVIAQEALEKTQADLARYPYERFETYYTFADKTIIPTFLTQPVSRRQVEVRQLFYTTKGSIELFPAFGASMSMMRSRFARDVWDGGNGGVHILPRVGLSDEERIRDVQASAPALVGAALGTNEKEEFLAELFAQPNLIFASIDIAHGANAAVLPVLAKIRGLGIDSGVILGNVGSIEGFAYAYWLMKLSGFRHFLLKVGVGPGSVCTTRINTGVGVGQLSLLEEIRRFQSVVGYTDAQIISDGGVNSSGDFVKALAYSEGVMMGKFFASGSFEDEVLIKKDGQLEGVLLYGMASMLVTEKRNFIEGSSQTLRAFHHTAQEAIARLREGLQSAMTYVNATNLTEFRGNVRFAKNSAAAITEAGVH
- a CDS encoding MFS transporter, which translates into the protein MRAHTNPWYLVLSSYWFASSFKWFLILLVLLPARVAELVPEPERATRLGLLFALGAVMALIGPPVWGYISDRVGRRMPFLALGTILTAGSLVWMAYAGSYWQLVVAYLLLQMADDMATGPYSALIPDLTARRERGVASGWLGTLQVGGQVVAGAVGFLLANLQWQFLLIALLNLVAAGMVLSLIREVPGLKPQRRGLWESMQAPWRSADFRWVWFTRFLVMLAQYVVQTYLQYYLADVVGTFQAFGQTLATEAFQAVALLGLLISVGAAASAVPAGRLSDQHGRKPIIYVAGVGLAVLMLPILLLPRYDVLIVLALVFGLLYGAYLAVDWALVSDVLPNPQAHATDMGIWQTSIVLPQVLAGSFGAMLDVFNRQSPGLGYTVLFLIAAVCFVLGTVLVRQIRSVR